The following coding sequences are from one Triticum aestivum cultivar Chinese Spring chromosome 5A, IWGSC CS RefSeq v2.1, whole genome shotgun sequence window:
- the LOC123103448 gene encoding uncharacterized protein, translating into MEVAGSMGAIAVTGCQELDEVHAGSTLSLNLTGGVAVQTTSVDGGAGESGKSMISMQINLLFWTGFDVAEHKGYTTVNHVIVYQTIKLMYDGAKELAQGESDYSKYAILPDNQLRNKLREAEPDPDDSQNQAPLLSLSGTYSSDGQQHFASNGCCPVKSKYVLLLKHYLDYSYFSVSVNNYTCVLLLFILSNSYLCTWIH; encoded by the exons ATGGAGGTGGCAGGGAGCATGGGAGCGATAGCGGTGACTGGATGCCAGGAGCTTGACGAGGTCCATGCCGGCAGCACCCTCTCGCTCAACCTTACTGGCGGCGTGGCTGTACAAACGACGTCGGTCGATGGTG GGGCTGGAGAATCAGGAAAGTCCATGATATCTATGCAG ATAAATCTTCTTTTCTGGACCGGCTTTGATGTGGCGGAACACAAGGGCTATACGACAGTCAACCATGTCATCGTGTACCAGACAATCAAA TTAATGTATGATGGGGCTAAAGAGCTTGCCCAAGGGGAATCTGACTACTCAAAATATGCTATTTTACCTGATAATCAG CTAAGAAATAAGTTAAGAGAGGCGGAACCCGACCCTGATGACAGCCAAAATCAGgccccactcctctctctctctggcaCCTACTCTTCAGATGGCCAACAACACTTTGCCAGCAACGGCTGCTGTCCAGTTAAGAGCAAGTATGTTTTGTTGCTGAAGCATTATTTGGATTATAGTTACTTCTCTGTTTCTGTGAATAACTACACATGTGTTCTTCTACTTTTCATACTGTCAAATTCTTATCTTTGTACATGGATCCATTAA
- the LOC123103447 gene encoding uncharacterized protein — MQPRTPRVQIGSRQRAAMAGLAAAFAVATLAAMAHATTAGSPPLPPSSQPWSSSYYAAVENRLSAGAGMVLVCRALGGGDIFTQWSVVPRGRVPRDGRRVLELLVDAKTYGWVTCSWAYQGNYVGAMPLFDSRWPEAKRCQDVAGGGLCRVVFESDMVRLETPGGGQRVLGDLPVKRCRRHWLLFSTECTYPDHPYPYAGRRLSNAFEYFGV; from the coding sequence atgcagccacgcacgccgCGCGTCCAGATCGGGAGCCGCCAACGTGCGGCAATGGCAGGCCTCGCCGCGGCTTTCGCCGTGGCGACCCTCGCGGCGATGGCCCACGCCACCACCGCCGgctccccgccgttgccgccgtcgtCGCAGCCGTGGTCGTCGTCCTACTACGCGGCCGTGGAGAACCGGCTGTCGGCGGGGGCCGGCATGGTGCTCGTCTGCCGCGCGCTGGGCGGCGGCGACATCTTTACCCAGTGGAGCGTCGTGCCGCGTGGCCGCGTGCCCCGCGACGGCCGCCGCGTCTTGGAGCTCCTGGTGGACGCCAAGACGTACGGGTGGGTCACCTGCAGCTGGGCCTACCAGGGAAACTACGTCGGCGCCATGCCGCTCTTCGACTCGCGGTGGCCGGAGGCCAAGCGGTGCCaggacgtcgccggcggcggccTGTGCCGCGTCGTGTTCGAGAGCGACATGGTGCGCCTCGAGACGCCCGGCGGGGGACAGCGGGTTCTCGGCGACCTGCCGGTGAAACGTTGCCGGCGGCACTGGCTCCTGTTCAGCACGGAGTGCACGTACCCGGACCATCCCTACCCCTACGCCGGCCGCCGCCTCAGCAACGCCTTCGAATACTTTGGCGTGTGA
- the LOC123103451 gene encoding phosphoenolpyruvate/phosphate translocator 1, chloroplastic, with translation MPGQLLGPTCHSCRRSSPPVPAQPGLGPPLLKTLRPPTHSLSSHQTAPPRLPPRALRRRRRSRSLGLEASARHPRAAEAPEAPPVCPEHSAPAAMQSAAAIGLLRPCAARPILKSPSPGAARLPASRAALRLSAAAPRAGLVAAAGLGRIGLVPASPEQEKRSDCLVAAAAAGKASAGEEAGEEGGTALAKTLQLGVFFGLWYLFNIYFNIYNKQVLKVFPYPINITTVQFAVGTTISLFMWATGILKRPKISSAQLLAILPLAIVHTMGNLFTNMSLGKVAVSFTHTIKAMEPFFSVLLSAMFLGELPTPWVVLSLLPIVGGVALASISEASFNWAGFLSAMASNVTFQSRNVLSKKLMLKKEASLDNINLFSIITVMSFFLLAPVTLLTEGVKVTPTYLQSAGLNLQQVYTRSLIAAFCFHAYQQVSYMILARVSPVTHSVGNCVKRVVVIVTSVLFFKTPVSPINSIGTAIALAGVFLYSQLKRLQPKPKTA, from the exons ATGCCAGGTCAATTGCTCGGGCCCACCTGTCACTCTTGCAGACGCTCCTCCCCGCCGGTGCCAGCTCAGCCCGGCCTCGGGCCGCCGCTCCTTAAAACCCTTCGCCCACCAACCCACTCTCTCTCATCTCACCAGACCGCACCAccccgccttcctcctcgtgccctccgccgccgccgccgcagccgcagcctcggCCTCGAGGCCTCCGCCCGCCACCCCCGCGCGGCCGAGGCTCCAGAGGCGCCCCCCGTCTGCCCGGAACACTCCGCCCCCGCCGCAATGCAGAGCGCGGCGGCCATCGGGCTCCTCCGGCCATGCGCCGCGCGGCCCATCCTCAAGAGCCCTAGCCCCGGGGCCGCCCGCCTCCCGGCCTCCCGCGCGGCCCTCCGCCTCTCCGCCGCTGCGCCCCGCGCGGGCCTCGTGGCTGCGGCCGGGCTCGGCCGCATCGGGCTCGTGCCGGCGTCGCCTGAGCAGGAGAAGAGGAGCGACTGCCTcgtggccgccgcggccgcggGGAAGGCGTCGGCCGGCGAGGAGGCCGGGGAGGAGGGCGGAACGGCGCTCGCCAAGACGCTCCAGCTCGGCGTCTTCTTCGGGCTCTGGTACCTCTTCAACATCTACTTCAACATCTACAACAAGCAG GTCCTCAAGGTTTTTCCTTATCCCATAAACATCACAACAGTTCAATTTGCTGTTGGAACTACGATTTCCTTATTTATGTGGGCCACGGGTATCCTTAAAAGACCAAAGATTTCCAGTGCACAG CTTCTTGCTATCCTCCCTCTGGCTATTGTCCATACCATGGGCAATCTTTTCACCAACATGAGCCTTGGGAAGGTTGCAGTGTCATTTACACATACAATCAAGGCCATGGAGCCTTTCTTCTCAGTTCTACTTTCTGCAATGTTCCTTGGCGAG CTGCCTACTCCATGGGTTGTTTTGTCTCTTCTTCCTATTGTTGGTGGTGTGGCATTGGCATCTATTTCTGAAGCTTCTTTTAACTG GGCTGGATTTCTGAGTGCAATGGCTTCAAATGTGACCTTCCAGTCAAGGAATGTCCTCAGCAAGAAGCTCATGCTGAAGAAAGAg GCATCTCTGGACAACATCAATCTCTTCTCGATTATTACAGTCATGTCATTCTTCCTCTTAGCCCCTGTAACCTTGTTGACAGAAGGTGTCAAGGTCACTCCTACTTATCTGCAGTCTGCT GGTCTGAACTTACAACAAGTGTACACAAGGTCTTTGATTGCCGCATTCTGTTTCCATGCATACCAACAG GTGTCATACATGATCCTCGCAAGGGTGTCACCAGTTACCCATTCGGTAGGTAACTGCGTCAAGCGTGTGGTGGTCATTGTTACATCTGTTCTGTTCTTCAAGACTCCTGTGTCTCCAATCAACTCTATCG GAACCGCAATCGCTCTTGCGGGAGTTTTCCTGTACTCACAACTGAAGAGACTTCAGCCCAAGCCCAAGACTGCTTGA